A genomic segment from Peromyscus maniculatus bairdii isolate BWxNUB_F1_BW_parent chromosome 11, HU_Pman_BW_mat_3.1, whole genome shotgun sequence encodes:
- the Gpr52 gene encoding G-protein coupled receptor 52, which produces MNESRWTEWRILNMSSSIVNVSEHHSCPLGFGHYSVEDVCIFETVVIVLLTFLIIAGNLTVIFVFHCAPLLHHYTTSYFIQTMAYADLFVGVTCLVPTLSLLHYSTGVHESLTCQVFGYIISVLKSVSMACLACISVDRYLAITKPLSYNQLVTPCRLRICIIMIWIYSCLIFLPSFFGWGKPGYHGDIFEWCATSWLTSAYFTCFIVCLLYAPAALVVCFTYFHIFKICRQHTKEINDRRARFPSHEVDASREAGHSPDRRYAMVLFRITSVFYMLWLPYIIYFLLESSRVLDNPTLSFLTTWLAISNSFCNCVIYSLSNSVFRLGLRRLSETMCTSCVCVKDQEARDPKPRRRANSCSI; this is translated from the coding sequence ATGAATGAATCCAGGTGGACTGAATGGAGGATCCTGAACATGAGCAGTAGCATTGTGAATGTGTCCGAGCATCATTCCTGCCCACTTGGATTTGGTCACTACAGTGTGGAGGATGTCTGCATCTTTGAGACAGTTGTTATTGTCTTACTGACATTTCTAATCATCGCTGGGAATTTAACAGTCATCTTTGTCTTTCATTGTGCTCCACTGTTACACCATTATACTACCAGCTACTTCATACAGACAATGGCATATGCTGACCTCTTCGTTGGAGTTACCTGCTTGGTTCCTactctgtcccttctccattACTCTACAGGTGTTCACGAGTCATTGACTTGCCAAGTGTTTGGATATATTATCTCAGTTCTAAAAAGTGTTTCTATGGCCTGTCTTGCTTGCATCAGTGTGGATCGCTATCTTGCAATAACCAAGCCTCTTTCCTACAATCAACTGGTCACCCCTTGTCGCTTGAGAATTTGCATTATTATGATTTGGATTTACTCCTGCCTAATTTTTTTGCCTTCCTTTTTTGGCTGGGGCAAACCTGGTTACCACGGTGACATTTTTGAATGGTGTGCCACATCTTGGCTCACCAGTGCCTATTTTACAtgctttattgtttgtttactttATGCTCCTGCTGCCTTGGTTGTCTGCTTCACTTACtttcacattttcaaaatttgCCGGCAGCACACCAAAGAGATAAATGACCGGAGGGCCCGATTCCCTAGCCATGAAGTAGATGCCTCTCGAGAGGCAGGACACAGCCCTGATCGTCGCTATGCCATGGTTTTATTTAGGATAACCAGCGTGTTTTATATGTTATGGCTTCCGTATATTATTTACTTTCTTCTAGAAAGTTCTCGTGTCTTGGATAATCCTACACTGTCCTTCTTAACCACTTGGCTTGCCATAAGCAATAGTTTTTGTAACTGTGTAATATACAGTCTCTCCAACAGTGTTTTCCGCCTTGGCCTCCGAAGGCTTTCTGAAACAATGTGcacatcttgtgtgtgtgtgaaagatcAGGAAGCACGAGATCCCAAACCCAGGAGACGGGCAAATTCCTGTTCCATTTGA